The following nucleotide sequence is from Cyclobacteriaceae bacterium.
CGAAGATTATCCAGATACATACGAGCGCGGTGATAGTGAAAGACCTCGTCTTGGCTCGTTATAAAAACGAAAAAGCCGCACGGCTATCGCCGTGCAGCTTGTATTCGTTGAGGTCTCGAGCGGATTCACACCGTTACCTTCTATTTCCTGACAATGCATTATAATGCGCTAAATACAACGTTTCAGAACGGCACCGTCGAAATATTTAGTAAAAACTGCCCCGAGAATGCCCCGAATATGCCCCGAAAATCCTATCTTTGAGTATGGCAAAAGTGAGTTGCTCCATACGAAAAGACTGGACCGATAAGCAAGGTCTGAATGGAATCTTTCTGACATATATTCATCAAGGTGAGAGAAGAAGGTTCTATACTGAGGTTTCCCTCAACGCAGAAAAATACAGCTTGGATACCAAAACCGGCCTGATCACTCCTACCGACAAGATCAGCAAAGAAGAAAAGAGCCAGCTTGAAAAGAACCAACGCAATCTTTCCAAATGCCTTTCCAAACTTCAGGACATTACTGCGCTTCTCAGGCTTCAGAATATTGAGCCTGCAGCAAAACAAATTGAACGATTATATCTTGGGGAACCTTCCGCGAAAGAAGAAAAAGAGCGCGGTGTGTATGATTGGTATCAGGAATTCATCGATACCAAATCTAAAACAGTTAACGCCGGTTTGAAATCTTATAAGAGTACTTTGGAACACCTCAAAGAGTGCTTTGGTGAAAATATGAAGCTGGAATTTTCGGAACTGACCTTAGGCAAACTCGAACAGTTTCGGGATTACCTAACCAATAAAAAAACTAAAAGCATCAACAAGGAGGGCAAGGAAATCATCAAGAAACTCAAGGGTCCTACTATTCACAAACAGTTTAAAAATCTAAGGATCTTTCTCAACTGGATAAAGTGGAATGATGATGACGATAAGATCAAGATACCTTCTGCCTACCGCAAGATCAGTGTAAAAGCCAGGTATGGTGATCCGATAGGTTTGACCTACGAGCAATTCATTCAATTGTATCAAAAGGATCTAAGTGAAAGGAAAGAACTGGAGCGGACACGCGACATCTTTGTCTTCGGCGTCTCCATCGGTGGCCCCCGTCATGGTGACCTCCAAAAGATCGGCAAGGGACTTCGTGAAGATCAAAGAAAACTCTCTACAGGCAAGTTGACCTATTTCGAAAACAAAACCGGGAAAGCCCATCTTGACATAGCACCGAATAAAATTGGTGTGGAGATCTTAAAGAAATACAATTACTGTTTTCCTCATGTCCCGTCCAATTACCGTATGAATGTTAATCTTAAGACTATCGCTGCACTATTGAAATGGGATGAACCCAAGGAAATACCAAGCTATAATTCATCAGGAAGCCTGCTGGATGTTAAGAAGGTTCCGCTTAAAGAAATATTTAGCACCAAGTTCATGCGAAAAACTGCGATTTCTATTGATGCCAAGCTTGGAATTGCTCCCCAGGTAAGCATGAAAAGATCGGGCCATTCCACATGGAATTCTTACAAGCGCTACCTCGATGTCGATAAGAAAATTCTTGAGGATGCTAATACAAAGTGGGACGAAATTTATTCTGACTCACTTGTTAGAAGCTAAGATCGGGTTCTCACAATGAATTGGAATCGGATTCTGTCTGATATGATTCTCAAGCTCCACGATAGATACAAATGTTTTTCCTTCAGTTGATCGCAGCGTAATATAATGCCGTTTGTGATAGTTGTAGAAAGTCCTTTTGCTTAGATGATAGCGGGTTGCCGCCTCTTCTATCGCAATGAACTCCTGGCTTGCCAATGGATACCTAGTAATAATACTTTCAATGACATTTGGCATGATCGCCTGCAAGGTTCTTTGCAGCGATTCTTCCAGCAATTGAGCCAAAACCTTATCCGTTCCCATCCTTCAACTCTCTAAGTGTGAGGGCTAAATTCTGGAGATTGATCATCGAACCCGCACAAGTTCGCCCGAAGGTGGGGATGATATTTATGAAATAGTACAAACTGAAAGATGAAAATGATCCAAAAGACTTCAAAATCTCTTGAATCATTTCCATCCACCGGCTTAGTGTATGAGCCCCTCATCAGCAAATGAAAAGTATCCCTCCGTAGTCACGATCAGGTGATCAAGCAATGGAACCTCCAAAAATTTACCGCCTTCTCTTAATTTTCTGGTGAGGTCAATATCGGCTTGGCTGGCGGTAAGATTTCCCGAAGGGTGATTGTGTGCTACTATGATCCCGCAGGCATTAGCCTTGAGGGCAGCCACAAAGATCACTTTCGGATCGGCAACAGTTCCGGTGACTCCTCCAGTGGATACTTCCAGGATTCCAAGAACCTTGTTGGCTCTGTTCAAGAGAACCACTTTGAATTGTTCAATAAACTCAATTTTTAAATCATCCCAATTCCCTTTAAGGATTTCATAAACATCCCTTGACCCATTGATCTTCGGACGTAACGATGGCTTCACGTTGGACTTGTAGGTGAGCTGTATCTCAGCTACCTCAAACATTTTCTTTTCATTTGTGTTTTCCATAATCGTTTGAATTAATTATGGTGCACACACAGCCTTATGAAGGAATTTGCGCAAGGAGGAACGGAATAAATGGGGGTTCCTTAAAGGAGGCACGACTGAAAAGGGGGAAACCGTTTATGCCGGAAATTCCTTGCCAGCATATTCCGTGATAAGGCTAATTTTGTACCGATGATTGATGAGAAGGGGGACAAGAAGATATCTTAAGTCGGCTAGTTTGCTGCCTGTGCCCGTCAACCTTGAGTACCTGCAGGTGTTCGGATAATTGATTTCTACATGAAAGCGTTGGGAATTCTGATGGCAAACATAGCGAGCAGCTTTTATAACCAAGTGTGGCAGAACTTGATTTCACATTTCAAGAGAATGTGTGGCAATAGGCGGATGAGAAGGGGTAATTTAGCCCTGTTTTCCGCCTTCAAGAGAACAAGTATGGCTAGAGCAAATCACGACAGCTCCAATTATGAATTTTTAGACAATTCGGCGTGGAAGGCCGCGTCATACGTTAGAAACAAAATAATCGAGTGGGTTTGCGACTTCCCTCTTGACAAAGATTTCGTTGCTAGGTTCACATCTCACGAGGACAAGGAGCACGCGGGAGCCTTTTTTGAATTGGTCACTTTTCAATTCTTACGCCATCTTGGTTATAGGGTCTTTTTTCAGTTACCCTCAATTGCTGGTTCAAGTCGTCGTCCTGACTTTACTGTTTACAGAAAACGGAAAGAGATTTTGATCGCAGAATGTACGCTATCCGGTCTTCCAAATCATAGTCCTGGTATTGACCGGTTAGAAAATCAAATCAAAGACATGATCGAGTCAGTTGCTTCTCCTGATTATTACATCAACGTGGATTTTGAGCGATCAGGCACCATTTCTATCGCCAAGAACAAGATTATCTCCTTTGTAAAAAAGGTGATCGCGGAAGGGCAAACACCGGTAGACTCTTTGCACGACGTTAATCATTGGACGATGGAAGAAAGCGGTTGGAAGATAACCGTCTCATTGATTCCAAAACCGAAGGAGAGCACCCGTACACTCGGAATTAATTCGAGTGGTGGCGCAGAAATAATAGATTCAGTCAGTTCTCTTCGAAACTCATTAAATCGAAAACGCGCAAGTAAGTATGGTAGTCTTTCCTTGCCTTATCTAATTTGTCTGAATAGTTTTGATTTCTATATGGATGAGATGGATATTATGCAAGCCTTGTTTTATGAGGATGGTTTCTGGAAATGCAATGAAAAGCCACAGAATAGAACCGTATCTGCTCTCCTACTTTTCAAAGATTTAGGCAGATGGAACCTTAACAGCGCTCGTCCGATTCTATGGCACAATCCCTGGGCCGAATATCCGCTGACAACGTCCATACTGAATGTTGATCAATATATCTTTACCGATACGGATCGGCAATTTCCCACCAGAAAACTCATTAACGGAAGAAGTTTTCGTGAAATTCTTAATATCGATAACGACTACTTAAGCCAGGAGGTAAGTAACTAGCCTATACGGTTGTTTTTATTTCCTTCTCAAACACCAGTGCTTGAGCCCAAAAGCCCCAATAATTATAAACTAACAGCGATCAACTAATGAAATTTTCAGTGTTTTATTCCTGGCAGTCGGATCTCCCAAACAATTCCAATAGAACAGCCATACAAACAGCAATTGAGAAGGCGATCAAAAACGTTCAAAAAGACGAAGTTGACTTAGAAATCGCAATCGATAGAGACACCAGCGGTGTTAGTGGATCGCCTGACATAGCGAACACAATTTTTGATAAGATAAAGAGCAGTCAAATTTTTGTTGGTGACATCTCAATCATTAATAGTCACATTGATCAAGTGAGAAAAACCCCTAATCCAAACGTATTGATTGAGTTAGGTTACGCCGCTTCGCAAATGTCTTGGAGCAATGTCATTTCTGTTTTCAATGAAGCCTATGGTAAGGTCGATGATTTGCCATTTGATCTGAAAGCTAGGAGGCTGTTGATTTACTCCTTAAAGGACTCAATTGGTTCTAAGGATGTACTGCAAGCACGGATTACGGAGGCGATAACGGCTATTATTGGTGATTACAAAAATCAAAATCGAATTTATTACGGAAGGTGGTCTGCGACCCTCGGGCAGATGTCGACCGAACAATGCATTGACGTGATCAAAAAATTACACTTAACAACCATTTTGAAGAAAGGCAAAAATGAAGTACGCATGAAGATTGGGTCTTCGGAGTTTCTGTCGTTGAAAAACTATATTTTCTTTGCGACACCTACACGCTTAGGACGTGCTGTCGCAGGAGTGAGCAACATCGATGGAGGATTTGATCTAGTTGGCGAGAAAATTAGAGTTGACTCAGATCAACATTCCGAAATGCTATTCGATCTGTACCAATCCACCAATGCCTTGCACGGCGACATGGAATTTCAAGTCAGGTTTTACGATCTCCAACATTAAATAACTCTTGATGTGGGTGAATCCACCCCACCATTGCTTCCGACAAGCCGCCAATTGAGCTCGGCGCGGTACCGTTGTCAAGGGTGTCGATGCCAGAGTGGATAAAAAATAAGATCAACACTTGCCTTGCCCTTTACAACGGTACCGCGACGGGCCTACCTTTGGCTTGCGGTGAAATGGGCTTCCCGCCTTAGGTGCATCAGGCAGCAACCTGCGTATTGATCGGTCCTTTATTGTAAAAAAGGAATTCCGTGTCTGGAAAGTGACCGGTGATAATGTTCAGAATCCTATGATAATCATTCAGCCCATCACAGTAAATGTCAACCAGGAAACCCTCAGCGGGATTCTCGATGAAGTCTATCGCCCAATTGAACAGTCCTACCTCATTGTTTATAGGAATCATTAATTCGTTTCGGAAGCTTTCGTCTGTATCGACGAGGAAATCAATAAACTTTTGACTGAACTTGCCCCGCGCTCTGTCTGTAAACTCAAGGTTAGTGTTCATCATCGCGCGAATCTTGATTGTTCTCTTTTCAGCTGTCATAATGCCTGATTTTTTGTGCTGTTTTGAATTGCTCCGTGTCTGATTCAATGCCTGTCTATTTCACTGTTGTTAGTTCTGCTATTTCTTCTTTTGAAAATTGGGCAACGACATTGTCTTCTATAAGGGCTGTTGTCATGTCACCGTCACGATTGTACGTTACAACATGTCCGGCGCCCAAATTATACGCGTGTCGCAAGCCGTGAAGCAGCGAGTCGAACTCTGGCTGCTTAAAGGATCTAAAGTTGAATTCCAATTCCCGCTATTTTTGATAAAATTACCACTTCTCACTCAGAATTACTAAAATAATTAGTAAAATAAAATCGAACTGGATTCCTTTGCTCTATGGTGAGCGAAGAAGTACGACTGGTCTTTGAAATGCCAAAAGCTGAGAAAATTTGGACCATTTTGAAAGAAATCGGGCTCAACCCTGACGTCCTGACTGCCAACTTCAACGGTTATTACCAAGGGCGTCGTAAAACCGATCCTTACTTGCAACCCCGTCATATTTTCTTGGAATGGGGTGAGGAACAGCTTCAGCCAATTGTCAACAGAAAACTAAACAGAAGTTTCGCACATCCAACATTTAATGCAATGATGAAACACTGTTTGCGGGACGAGATAGCTTATTACAACTCGCAGCACTCGAAAGATAAGACTGCCGAGATTCCACAAATTGGAATGTTCAAAGGTTCAGCCAATACGTGAACTTCAACACTATCGCCCGTAGCTTCGGCTGGCCGAGGTAAAGCACGTTGCCTTCTTTAAAAGTATCGGCAAAATAGTTGTCGGTATAGACCAGAAAGAAATCAGAAACCGGTTTGAATCTCCATTGAAGCCTTGAATTGACATTAAAATTATGAATCTGATTATTGTATTGCAGATAGGTCGACCAAAACAGTTTCCGTGAAAACGTAAAGTCAAACTTCGGACTGATCAGTACCAAATCGGCCGTTGCATATGGCTTTGGTAGTTCAATATGATTGTAACTCACATTCATCGATATTATAGCATGAGGCTGTAATCGATAGCTGAACGTGGCGTCCGATGCGTACCGGCGGCCATTGAAATACTGACCGAACCTCGGAGTAATATTGAAGTAGAATTTTTTGCGGGCGTTTGACTCGAAATAGAATATCGCTGAATAATAATAGTATCCTGTGCCCTGTGGTAGCTTGACCCCGTCCGTATTGGTCGGGTCAAAATCAAAGTAAAGATAGGTGTAGTCCTTCCTCAGTCTTACAAAGCCATTTGCTGTACTTTGAAAAGTCACATTGTACCAAAGATTAGCATCCCAGTCTGTGAAACCAAACTTCTTATTGCCAAGCAGGTCGACGTCAAACCCAGGTCCATGATTATTAATGATCTTGGAATGTGGATAGAATGAGTAGTAGGCTTCCGGGGCTATTCGACTGTACCCGGTACGCGGTGCGTAGCCAACTTCAGGATTATAGTTTGTGCCGAAGTCCTGCGCCAGAACGCTCGCCTCGAAATTGGGGACCTTATAGTTCAGTTTAAACGTGGTCGCGTAAGCGTTGTCAAGCTTACGTTCGTCAAAAGAGCGGTGATAAAAGAATTTACCATTCCACTTGTTGTCAGGAGAGGCAAGAGTATAATCCACTCCGACAAGGCGGCTGTATTTATCGGGTGTCAGAGTGAATTTTGTATCGGTAGAGTCGTGAAAGGATTGTTTGTTGATCATGATTAGTCCGATACTCGACCGGCTGAATATCCTTCTTTGAATTGCGGCAACAGTATAATTAATGGATGGCAAATTAATACTGTCCACACCGGCTGCTTGGAGGTTCATAAAACCTATCCGCGTTTTGTTATTTATTTTTCCGCTTAGTCTGAGACCGCCGATGATGGGATTCTGAATGTTTTGGCCCG
It contains:
- a CDS encoding JAB domain-containing protein is translated as MENTNEKKMFEVAEIQLTYKSNVKPSLRPKINGSRDVYEILKGNWDDLKIEFIEQFKVVLLNRANKVLGILEVSTGGVTGTVADPKVIFVAALKANACGIIVAHNHPSGNLTASQADIDLTRKLREGGKFLEVPLLDHLIVTTEGYFSFADEGLIH
- a CDS encoding carbohydrate binding family 9 domain-containing protein, which codes for MKKSLPVLLACLISFVSFAQQPEQREISEFSSRTGLKIKKATGRITVDALMNEEDWATADIAGKFKQVFPFDSSYAKAPTEVRMTYDEQFIYIFAVLHNIGDRKYVTPSLRRDYDGQTSDGFSIVFDTYKDKTNGYYFGINPFGVQREGLIVNGGATSDDISFTWDNKWYSESRILNDSWVCEIAIPFKTIRFKHGLDSWNMNLFRTDSEYTERSAWTPIPRVYQLFSLAFVQELIWDKPLEHPGGNVSIIPYTAAKINRNFEEGSPGEKQIAIGGDAKVALGPALNLDITVNPDYSQVEVDQQVTNLSRFEIFYPEKRQFFLENADLFGNFGYSNARPFFSRRIGVTRSNATGQNIQNPIIGGLRLSGKINNKTRIGFMNLQAAGVDSINLPSINYTVAAIQRRIFSRSSIGLIMINKQSFHDSTDTKFTLTPDKYSRLVGVDYTLASPDNKWNGKFFYHRSFDERKLDNAYATTFKLNYKVPNFEASVLAQDFGTNYNPEVGYAPRTGYSRIAPEAYYSFYPHSKIINNHGPGFDVDLLGNKKFGFTDWDANLWYNVTFQSTANGFVRLRKDYTYLYFDFDPTNTDGVKLPQGTGYYYYSAIFYFESNARKKFYFNITPRFGQYFNGRRYASDATFSYRLQPHAIISMNVSYNHIELPKPYATADLVLISPKFDFTFSRKLFWSTYLQYNNQIHNFNVNSRLQWRFKPVSDFFLVYTDNYFADTFKEGNVLYLGQPKLRAIVLKFTYWLNL
- a CDS encoding site-specific integrase, with product MAKVSCSIRKDWTDKQGLNGIFLTYIHQGERRRFYTEVSLNAEKYSLDTKTGLITPTDKISKEEKSQLEKNQRNLSKCLSKLQDITALLRLQNIEPAAKQIERLYLGEPSAKEEKERGVYDWYQEFIDTKSKTVNAGLKSYKSTLEHLKECFGENMKLEFSELTLGKLEQFRDYLTNKKTKSINKEGKEIIKKLKGPTIHKQFKNLRIFLNWIKWNDDDDKIKIPSAYRKISVKARYGDPIGLTYEQFIQLYQKDLSERKELERTRDIFVFGVSIGGPRHGDLQKIGKGLREDQRKLSTGKLTYFENKTGKAHLDIAPNKIGVEILKKYNYCFPHVPSNYRMNVNLKTIAALLKWDEPKEIPSYNSSGSLLDVKKVPLKEIFSTKFMRKTAISIDAKLGIAPQVSMKRSGHSTWNSYKRYLDVDKKILEDANTKWDEIYSDSLVRS